A stretch of Parachlamydia sp. AcF125 DNA encodes these proteins:
- a CDS encoding TMEM14 family protein, translated as MNIHASITWIYALFVLIGGMIGYVKAQSLASLVMAAGFAALLGFAGWLMWKSRREGYYLAIALIAFLGLFFLYRFSMSMKFMPAGLMVLLSLATGAAFAFLKERGE; from the coding sequence ATGAATATTCACGCATCGATTACTTGGATATATGCACTTTTCGTATTGATCGGAGGAATGATAGGATATGTAAAAGCCCAAAGTTTAGCTTCCTTGGTGATGGCGGCTGGATTTGCAGCTTTATTAGGATTTGCTGGTTGGTTGATGTGGAAAAGTCGACGAGAAGGCTATTACTTGGCGATTGCCTTGATCGCATTTTTAGGCCTTTTTTTCCTCTATAGATTTTCGATGTCCATGAAGTTTATGCCAGCTGGTTTGATGGTGCTTTTAAGTTTAGCCACAGGAGCTGCTTTTGCCTTTTTAAAAGAGAGAGGGGAGTAA
- a CDS encoding sodium-dependent transporter — MSSASARGSWGSRIGFIFAVAGSAVGLANIWRFPYLVGKHGGAAFILVYILSLLLIGFPVFVAEILIGRATQTSPSGAFQKLGRSAFWSWTGKVTVFTGFIVSSFYSAVAGWIFGYFIEALKGNLTVFSSTEAVAHYHTSLMQNPWWGVSFHFVFILLCSMILYLGVRRGIEKWNKFLMPLLFVVLIILVIKGLSLSHAQEGLRFLFHPDWSLLTPAVLLTALGQAFFTLSVGQGTMVTYGSYLSKEENIVKSCVPILLMDTLVSILAAMVIFTIAFSAGVEPSSGPVLIFHTLPWVLSQIPGGYLVGVLFFLIVVLAALTSEISAMEPTIAYLIDEKGWNRHLAVWACGVGAFLLGIPSALSYSLLKNTTFFGMPFVSLMEAICGYILIPAGGFCALILLSNRWGIWNALEELKAGSHDFFKRYPWILSYFWFCFQISAPILMVIIFLELIVNNFLLK; from the coding sequence ATGAGCAGCGCTTCCGCTCGGGGATCATGGGGTTCGCGAATTGGTTTTATTTTTGCCGTAGCAGGTTCGGCTGTGGGGCTAGCAAATATTTGGAGATTTCCTTACTTGGTGGGCAAACATGGGGGAGCCGCTTTTATTCTTGTTTATATTCTGAGTTTGCTGTTAATTGGATTTCCCGTTTTTGTAGCGGAAATTTTAATTGGACGTGCCACTCAAACAAGTCCAAGCGGGGCTTTCCAAAAATTAGGAAGATCGGCTTTTTGGTCATGGACTGGAAAAGTCACGGTATTCACCGGGTTTATTGTGAGTTCTTTTTACAGCGCTGTGGCTGGATGGATTTTTGGCTACTTTATTGAAGCTTTAAAAGGAAACTTAACTGTATTTTCTTCGACCGAGGCTGTGGCCCATTATCACACTTCTCTTATGCAAAATCCGTGGTGGGGAGTGTCTTTTCATTTTGTTTTCATTTTACTTTGCAGCATGATTCTCTATTTAGGCGTTAGGAGAGGGATTGAAAAATGGAATAAGTTTCTGATGCCTCTTCTCTTTGTAGTCTTGATCATTTTAGTCATCAAGGGATTGAGTTTATCGCATGCCCAAGAAGGTCTTCGCTTTTTATTTCATCCGGATTGGAGTTTGTTAACCCCTGCTGTGCTTTTAACTGCTTTAGGGCAAGCTTTCTTTACCTTAAGCGTAGGGCAGGGAACCATGGTGACATACGGCAGTTATCTTTCAAAAGAAGAAAATATCGTGAAAAGTTGCGTGCCGATTTTATTAATGGATACTCTTGTTTCAATTTTAGCGGCAATGGTTATTTTCACCATTGCTTTTTCTGCTGGGGTAGAGCCAAGCTCGGGTCCGGTCCTTATTTTTCATACTTTGCCTTGGGTGTTAAGTCAAATTCCCGGCGGCTATTTGGTGGGTGTGCTTTTCTTTTTAATTGTAGTGTTAGCAGCCCTCACCTCCGAAATTTCGGCCATGGAGCCTACGATTGCTTATCTTATTGATGAAAAAGGATGGAATCGCCATCTTGCTGTTTGGGCATGCGGAGTCGGTGCATTTCTTCTTGGTATTCCAAGCGCTTTGTCGTATAGTTTGTTAAAAAATACCACTTTTTTTGGAATGCCTTTTGTGAGTTTAATGGAAGCTATTTGTGGGTATATTTTGATTCCTGCGGGTGGGTTTTGTGCCCTCATCCTTTTATCTAATCGTTGGGGCATATGGAACGCCCTAGAGGAATTAAAAGCGGGATCGCACGATTTTTTTAAGCGTTATCCATGGATTTTATCTTACTTTTGGTTTTGCTTTCAGATTTCTGCTCCTATTTTAATGGTAATTATTTTTCTTGAACTCATTGTTAATAATTTTCTTTTAAAATGA
- the ruvB gene encoding Holliday junction branch migration DNA helicase RuvB, whose amino-acid sequence MMTQNYIKSSFCQEDTTFEAPLRPPTLADFIGQDPIRERLEVMIGAAKQRGEALGHCLFSGPPGLGKTTLANILAKAMGTNIIVTSGPLIEKAGDLAGVLTNLKEGDILFIDELHRLPPATEEYLYPPMEDFVLDLMIDKGPNARSIQLKLPRFTLVGATTRVGLLTSPLRSRFAFSCRLDYYEPKVLEQILGRTAQILHMTIDQEGLAEIANRSRGTPRIANHLLRWVRDYAQMRANNCVTLPIVAKALDMLAIDQIGFDEMDKRILEVLIDHYDGGPVGLNTLAVAIGEEKNTIEEVHEPYLIMKGFIKRTPKGRVATESAYKHLGKLKKRRTKN is encoded by the coding sequence ATGATGACACAAAACTATATCAAATCTTCATTTTGCCAGGAAGATACCACCTTTGAAGCTCCTTTGCGCCCCCCTACGCTTGCAGATTTCATAGGGCAAGATCCGATTCGTGAAAGATTAGAAGTAATGATTGGAGCAGCCAAACAAAGGGGAGAAGCGCTTGGCCATTGTTTGTTTAGCGGTCCTCCCGGGCTTGGTAAAACCACTTTAGCCAATATTTTGGCAAAAGCCATGGGAACTAACATCATTGTGACCTCAGGGCCTCTCATTGAGAAAGCGGGAGACTTGGCCGGTGTTTTGACTAATTTAAAAGAAGGGGATATCCTATTTATCGATGAATTGCATCGCTTGCCCCCTGCAACAGAAGAATATCTTTATCCTCCTATGGAAGATTTTGTATTAGACTTAATGATTGATAAAGGGCCCAATGCACGGAGTATCCAATTAAAACTTCCCCGCTTTACGCTAGTGGGGGCCACGACGCGTGTGGGTTTATTAACTTCTCCCTTGCGTTCTAGATTTGCATTTTCATGCCGCTTAGATTATTATGAGCCCAAAGTTTTAGAGCAAATCCTCGGGCGTACCGCGCAAATTTTGCATATGACCATCGATCAGGAAGGATTAGCTGAAATTGCAAATCGCTCCAGAGGGACCCCCCGCATAGCGAATCATCTGTTAAGATGGGTGCGAGATTATGCCCAAATGCGGGCAAATAATTGTGTGACGCTACCGATTGTAGCTAAAGCCCTAGACATGTTAGCGATCGATCAGATCGGCTTTGACGAAATGGATAAGAGAATTTTAGAAGTTTTAATTGATCACTACGATGGTGGCCCGGTGGGATTAAATACACTTGCGGTTGCAATTGGAGAAGAAAAAAATACAATAGAGGAAGTGCACGAGCCTTATTTGATCATGAAAGGGTTTATCAAGCGTACACCCAAGGGGCGTGTTGCAACGGAATCTGCCTACAAACACTTAGGAAAATTAAAAAAGAGAAGGACGAAGAATTGA
- a CDS encoding SpoIID/LytB domain-containing protein produces the protein MRNLLLLLASLSFSISAQAGIWEAVTGLLWKQSSSAQPLVNVLIVHDQPSIILEVKGKYQLYDPHENSHISTRFLGKRKAVEAVSGGLKWGEEFPGIHQLKVIPDEPTTVLSVDGVEYPGSLLVYDIGGTISIVNQVPLEKYLEVILAPQFVDPLSEEALAAVAIIARTYAYYQLENPKNPYWTVEGSRVGYQGNGATRSRSLMAKAIKATRGMVLSRAKGKSEKVLAPFAAQWGSGSGGKATGQQHSIFSRITLFEAEEMARKGENAAQILAKAFPNATIELIK, from the coding sequence ATGCGTAACCTACTGCTTTTATTGGCAAGCTTGTCATTTTCCATTTCCGCACAAGCGGGAATATGGGAAGCTGTCACAGGCCTTTTATGGAAACAAAGCTCCTCAGCTCAACCTTTGGTGAATGTCTTGATCGTCCATGATCAACCTAGCATAATCCTGGAAGTTAAGGGAAAATACCAATTGTACGATCCCCACGAAAATTCGCACATTAGTACCCGTTTTTTAGGCAAGCGTAAAGCGGTTGAAGCGGTGTCTGGCGGATTAAAATGGGGAGAAGAATTTCCTGGAATTCATCAGTTAAAAGTTATTCCAGATGAACCTACCACAGTTTTGAGCGTGGATGGGGTGGAATATCCAGGTTCTTTGCTTGTGTATGATATTGGGGGAACGATCAGTATCGTCAATCAAGTTCCGCTTGAAAAGTATCTGGAAGTGATTTTAGCACCCCAATTTGTTGATCCGCTATCTGAAGAAGCGCTTGCAGCAGTCGCGATTATTGCTCGGACCTATGCATACTATCAGCTAGAGAACCCCAAAAATCCTTACTGGACGGTTGAAGGAAGCCGGGTAGGATATCAAGGAAATGGGGCGACCCGTTCTCGTAGCCTAATGGCAAAAGCTATTAAAGCTACGCGGGGGATGGTGTTGAGTCGGGCAAAAGGGAAATCTGAAAAAGTATTGGCTCCTTTTGCTGCACAATGGGGTTCAGGATCAGGTGGAAAAGCTACTGGACAGCAACATTCTATTTTTTCCCGCATTACCCTTTTTGAAGCTGAAGAAATGGCTCGCAAAGGGGAAAATGCCGCGCAAATCTTGGCCAAGGCATTCCCAAATGCAACCATCGAGCTAATTAAGTAG
- the queA gene encoding tRNA preQ1(34) S-adenosylmethionine ribosyltransferase-isomerase QueA: protein MTDSPYQLSSYHFDLPPELIAQHPCYPRDHSRLMIVDRKAGSLSELPFYELPHLLQKGDKLIFNNTKVIPARLLGRRTTGGQAEVFLKTQRSEGVWEVLVKPGKQLGKGSKVVFSETFSCEVIEVLTGGARCVRFFYEGDFQQALEKHGKIPLPKYIKREPDTQEDGESYQTVYAAHPGAVAAPTAGLHFTQPLLEQLKTQGIERIELTLHVGLGTFLPIKVEDIRKHQMHEESFMISDEAAMQLNEGLAGRLICVGTTSCRALESAAGRSTIIQPGEYSTDIFISPGYKFRKMQALLTNFHLPCSSLLVLVSTFAGHELIREAYQKAVKEKFRFYSYGDAMLIL from the coding sequence ATGACTGATTCCCCCTATCAACTTTCTTCTTACCATTTTGACCTTCCCCCAGAATTAATTGCCCAACATCCTTGCTATCCTCGCGATCATTCTCGCTTGATGATTGTAGATAGAAAAGCAGGCTCATTGAGTGAGCTCCCCTTTTATGAACTCCCCCATTTATTGCAAAAAGGGGATAAACTCATTTTTAACAATACTAAAGTGATTCCAGCCCGTTTATTAGGTAGAAGGACAACGGGAGGGCAGGCAGAAGTTTTCCTTAAAACCCAAAGAAGCGAAGGCGTTTGGGAAGTTTTAGTGAAGCCAGGCAAGCAATTAGGGAAAGGCTCTAAGGTCGTTTTTAGCGAGACATTCTCTTGTGAAGTTATTGAAGTGCTTACAGGAGGAGCACGCTGTGTGCGATTTTTTTACGAAGGGGATTTTCAGCAAGCTTTAGAAAAACATGGCAAAATTCCATTGCCTAAGTATATTAAAAGAGAACCAGATACCCAAGAAGATGGGGAAAGTTATCAAACTGTCTATGCCGCTCATCCTGGCGCTGTCGCAGCCCCCACAGCTGGATTGCATTTCACGCAGCCCTTATTGGAACAATTAAAAACCCAAGGAATTGAAAGAATAGAACTGACTTTACATGTGGGCTTGGGAACTTTTCTTCCCATTAAAGTAGAAGATATCCGAAAGCATCAAATGCACGAGGAATCTTTTATGATTAGCGATGAAGCAGCCATGCAATTAAATGAAGGCTTAGCAGGGCGCCTAATTTGCGTAGGCACCACGAGTTGTAGGGCTTTAGAATCCGCTGCAGGACGTTCGACGATCATTCAGCCAGGAGAGTATTCAACAGATATCTTTATTTCTCCCGGATACAAGTTTCGCAAAATGCAGGCGTTGTTAACGAATTTTCATTTGCCCTGTTCTAGCCTTTTAGTTTTAGTAAGCACCTTTGCGGGCCACGAGCTCATTCGAGAGGCCTATCAAAAAGCTGTGAAAGAAAAATTTCGTTTTTATTCTTATGGCGATGCTATGTTGATCCTCTAA
- a CDS encoding isoamylase: MLNSLSLQVEKGTPLRLGISTDCTGTNFAIFVHQAVSVTLLLFANSSEAPIVRIPLLQTGEVWHIYVKPPPIDLLYAFEIKKEDGTFYQTALDPYAKSLASPSSWGEAKPYAPLGAIPPLPFFDWQNIESPRHPLHKLIIYEMHVRGFTQHPSSQVAYPGQFLGIVEKIPYLLDLGINAVELLPIQEFNENEYQTLFPLQKKQLYNYWGYSTVNFFSPMNRYASNPAPGSAIQDFKTMVRELHRHGIEVIIDVVFNHTAEGGKNNPEFCFRALADQIYYLQDEKGQYKDYTGCGNTLNSNHPIVREFILECLRYWAVEMQVDGFRFDLASALTRNEQGVSTPFSPLIEAISEDPILSQTKLIAEPWDAGMLYQVGNFYPQKNRWSEWNGRYRDSIRRFIKGTPQQKGEFATRLSGSSDMYGKGRAPTSSLNFITAHDGFTLRDLVSYNFKHNQDNGENNRDGTNDNDSWNCGAEGITKEGKILKLRERQMRNFHLALMLSQGVPMLLMGDEYGHTKKGNNNTWCQDNEYNWFLWEQLNANKAFYRYYKGLIHFRHTRPILQRNTFLTPQDIDWHGIEPFQPQWDFDNRFIAFTLKSPNKEGSLYAAFNASNAPLKVHLPVSPSPYKWHWVVNTRKDSPEDFVENPTKAVDREFYEMLPYSALLLEAK; the protein is encoded by the coding sequence GTGTTAAACTCTCTCTCATTGCAAGTAGAAAAAGGAACTCCTCTTCGTTTGGGGATCTCGACCGATTGTACAGGCACCAATTTTGCCATTTTTGTTCATCAAGCAGTTTCGGTCACCCTGCTTCTGTTTGCCAACTCTTCAGAGGCACCCATCGTTCGCATTCCTCTACTTCAAACGGGAGAAGTTTGGCATATTTATGTAAAACCTCCCCCTATTGACCTCCTTTATGCCTTTGAAATAAAAAAAGAGGATGGCACTTTCTACCAGACGGCGCTAGATCCCTACGCCAAATCCCTAGCTTCTCCCTCTAGTTGGGGAGAAGCTAAGCCTTATGCTCCCTTAGGAGCCATTCCCCCCTTGCCTTTTTTTGATTGGCAAAATATCGAGTCTCCCCGCCATCCTTTACATAAGCTTATCATCTATGAAATGCATGTAAGAGGGTTTACACAGCATCCCTCCAGCCAAGTCGCCTACCCTGGACAATTTTTGGGCATCGTGGAGAAAATCCCCTACTTATTAGATTTGGGCATCAACGCGGTTGAACTTCTCCCTATTCAAGAATTTAATGAAAATGAATACCAAACGCTCTTTCCCCTGCAGAAAAAACAACTTTATAATTATTGGGGCTATTCGACCGTTAATTTCTTTTCCCCCATGAATCGATATGCCTCTAATCCCGCCCCTGGAAGTGCCATTCAAGACTTCAAAACGATGGTTAGAGAGCTTCACCGGCATGGAATAGAGGTGATTATCGATGTGGTTTTTAATCACACAGCAGAAGGGGGAAAAAACAATCCAGAATTTTGCTTTAGAGCCCTCGCTGACCAAATTTACTACCTACAAGATGAAAAAGGACAGTATAAAGACTATACCGGGTGTGGAAACACTCTCAATAGCAATCACCCAATCGTACGAGAATTCATTCTGGAATGCTTACGCTATTGGGCTGTTGAAATGCAGGTGGATGGCTTTCGATTTGATCTAGCCTCAGCCTTAACGCGAAATGAACAAGGCGTTTCTACCCCCTTTTCCCCTTTAATCGAAGCCATTTCCGAAGATCCTATTTTGTCCCAAACCAAACTGATTGCAGAACCTTGGGATGCTGGCATGCTCTATCAAGTAGGAAACTTTTATCCCCAAAAAAACAGATGGAGCGAATGGAATGGACGCTATCGCGATAGTATCCGAAGGTTTATTAAAGGAACCCCTCAGCAAAAAGGGGAATTTGCCACTCGCCTATCTGGATCCTCCGATATGTACGGGAAAGGGCGAGCCCCCACCAGTAGCCTTAATTTTATAACCGCCCACGATGGATTTACACTGAGAGACCTTGTCAGCTATAACTTCAAGCACAATCAAGACAACGGAGAAAATAATCGGGATGGCACAAATGACAATGACAGCTGGAACTGTGGGGCTGAAGGAATCACCAAAGAGGGGAAGATCCTTAAATTGCGCGAAAGACAAATGCGCAACTTCCATTTAGCCTTAATGCTCTCGCAAGGAGTTCCAATGCTTTTAATGGGGGATGAATATGGGCATACAAAAAAAGGAAACAACAACACCTGGTGCCAAGACAACGAGTACAACTGGTTTTTGTGGGAGCAATTAAATGCTAACAAAGCCTTTTACCGTTATTATAAAGGGCTCATCCATTTTAGGCATACCCGCCCTATTTTACAAAGGAATACTTTTTTAACCCCCCAAGATATCGATTGGCATGGAATAGAACCGTTTCAGCCCCAATGGGACTTCGACAACCGGTTTATTGCCTTTACTCTTAAAAGCCCAAATAAAGAGGGCTCCTTATACGCGGCATTTAATGCAAGCAACGCTCCCCTTAAAGTCCATCTTCCAGTAAGCCCTTCCCCCTATAAATGGCACTGGGTGGTCAATACAAGAAAAGATTCCCCGGAAGATTTTGTAGAAAACCCAACCAAGGCTGTGGATAGGGAATTTTATGAAATGCTTCCTTATTCAGCCTTGCTTTTGGAAGCAAAATAA
- a CDS encoding CesT family type III secretion system chaperone, translating into MSFENAKENLKEFGKELGLEGLEFDENNTCILGIDDEFSLHLTYEPNSKRLYLYSPLLDGLPRDDKTKLRLYEKLLEMSMLGGQMAGGGVGVAVQEELILMHCTIDMEHAVPSALRAFAPLYVETVEGLRKLCTEISEGRDVASKPKESEMLPGGGLPGGKQGPGFIKI; encoded by the coding sequence ATGTCGTTTGAAAATGCTAAAGAGAATCTTAAGGAGTTTGGAAAAGAACTTGGTTTAGAGGGGTTAGAGTTTGATGAAAACAATACCTGTATTTTAGGGATCGATGACGAGTTTTCGTTGCATTTAACTTATGAACCAAACTCTAAAAGACTCTATCTTTATTCTCCGCTGCTGGATGGTCTTCCACGCGACGACAAAACAAAATTGCGTCTTTATGAAAAGTTACTAGAGATGTCCATGCTTGGTGGCCAAATGGCTGGAGGAGGCGTGGGTGTAGCGGTGCAAGAGGAACTTATTTTAATGCACTGCACCATCGATATGGAGCATGCTGTTCCATCGGCGTTAAGAGCATTTGCTCCTCTGTATGTGGAAACAGTTGAAGGCTTACGCAAGCTATGCACAGAGATTTCAGAAGGTAGAGATGTTGCTTCCAAGCCAAAAGAAAGCGAGATGCTTCCTGGTGGCGGATTGCCTGGTGGCAAACAAGGTCCTGGATTTATCAAAATCTAG
- the ssb gene encoding single-stranded DNA-binding protein, whose amino-acid sequence MNHLYLAGHLGADPDSRFTPGGQKVTTLRIATNSYQNGQDVTTWWRVTCWGDKFDKILPHLKKGSAVIVTGEMKKPEIYTDKEGRPQIALEVTAESIRFSPFGKSERGERESGSQQGGFAPKQQSRPDFGEQTFQPSGAGAYGHNASYESFEDEDSKLPF is encoded by the coding sequence ATGAACCATCTTTATCTTGCAGGACATCTCGGAGCAGATCCAGACTCACGTTTTACTCCTGGTGGGCAAAAAGTGACCACTTTGCGTATTGCCACAAATTCTTACCAGAACGGGCAAGACGTCACCACTTGGTGGAGAGTGACATGTTGGGGAGATAAGTTTGATAAAATTCTCCCCCATCTAAAAAAAGGAAGTGCGGTCATTGTCACAGGCGAAATGAAAAAGCCTGAAATTTACACAGATAAGGAAGGCCGTCCCCAAATTGCTTTGGAAGTCACCGCTGAAAGCATTCGCTTTAGCCCTTTTGGAAAATCTGAGAGAGGAGAGAGAGAAAGTGGAAGCCAGCAAGGGGGATTTGCTCCTAAACAACAAAGTCGGCCTGATTTTGGCGAACAGACATTCCAGCCAAGCGGGGCAGGAGCTTATGGGCATAATGCTTCTTATGAAAGTTTTGAAGATGAAGACTCCAAGCTTCCTTTCTAA
- the dinB gene encoding DNA polymerase IV gives MNPRIIFHIDMDAFFASIEILRNPSLKGKPVIVGGSPDKRGVVSTCSYEARTYGVHSAMSLFEAKRKCPHAIFLEGDYTLYREYSSKVMKIFSEYSPLLEMVSIDEAYLDVSFLKNDPTLSSKQYGRALKEAVLQRTGLTCSIGIASNKLIAKVASSRAKPNGLYEIPAGEEAAFLATLPIGAIPGIGSKTEKSLLEDHIYTIADLQEMGLETLIDRYGTRGYYFYLAAQGIDKRPVDGEEYFPKSIGAETTFETDLTDSAILLEVLLELVQKVCRRLKKHQTRTRGFSLKLRYSDFRTITRSRLLFSHTQDEQTIWEEARDFFLKIHIKETPLRLIGISLEKLSDGYWQPTLWDWEQAPS, from the coding sequence ATGAATCCTCGCATTATTTTTCATATCGATATGGATGCATTTTTTGCCTCCATTGAAATCCTGCGCAATCCTTCTTTGAAAGGTAAGCCCGTGATTGTAGGAGGCTCTCCGGATAAGCGAGGCGTCGTTTCAACCTGCTCTTATGAGGCGCGAACCTATGGGGTGCACTCTGCCATGTCACTTTTTGAAGCAAAAAGAAAGTGTCCCCATGCTATCTTTTTAGAAGGAGACTACACCCTTTATCGGGAGTATTCTTCCAAAGTGATGAAGATTTTTTCCGAATACTCCCCCCTTTTAGAAATGGTGAGTATCGATGAGGCTTATCTAGATGTATCATTTTTGAAAAACGATCCCACCCTGTCCTCGAAGCAGTACGGTAGGGCTCTTAAAGAAGCGGTCTTGCAACGCACCGGCTTAACATGCTCTATAGGCATTGCCAGCAATAAATTGATAGCTAAAGTTGCCTCTTCACGGGCTAAACCAAACGGCCTTTATGAAATTCCAGCCGGAGAAGAAGCCGCCTTCCTTGCCACGCTCCCGATTGGAGCTATCCCTGGCATTGGCTCTAAAACAGAAAAATCCTTGCTCGAGGATCATATTTATACGATTGCCGATCTGCAAGAAATGGGTTTAGAGACCTTAATCGATCGTTATGGAACGCGTGGCTACTATTTTTATCTAGCTGCGCAGGGGATTGATAAAAGGCCGGTAGATGGAGAAGAGTATTTCCCCAAATCTATTGGAGCGGAGACAACTTTTGAAACGGATCTCACAGATTCAGCTATCTTGCTCGAGGTCTTATTAGAGCTCGTCCAAAAAGTGTGCAGACGATTAAAGAAGCATCAAACCAGAACGCGTGGCTTTTCTCTCAAGTTGCGCTATAGCGATTTTCGCACCATTACCCGTTCCCGCTTGCTGTTTAGCCACACGCAAGATGAGCAAACAATTTGGGAAGAAGCGCGTGATTTTTTCTTAAAAATTCATATAAAGGAGACGCCACTCCGTCTGATAGGAATTTCTTTAGAAAAACTGTCAGACGGATATTGGCAGCCTACTTTATGGGATTGGGAACAAGCCCCCTCTTAG
- a CDS encoding glycosyltransferase family protein, producing MIIVQARMGSTRLPGKVLRPVLGQPLLGYLIERLKAVSRADDLVVATSTQAADQAIVEFCQMAKVPVVRGSEANVLSRYVQAGQFAQAEAVVRITADCPMIDPQIVDQLITFYREHADQYDYVTNALTRTFPYGMEVEVFSFKQLEKAASLNPSLVEQEHVTPVFYFHQERYQIFNVSFEKDLSRYRLTVDTPEDFQLVQRVIEALYPANRLFSLKDILLLLQQHPEWLLLNAQIQQKSVKKDEANRKNSI from the coding sequence GTGATAATTGTTCAAGCACGCATGGGATCGACTCGATTGCCCGGAAAAGTTTTGAGACCTGTATTAGGGCAGCCCTTATTAGGCTATTTGATTGAGCGTTTAAAAGCTGTTTCTCGAGCGGATGATCTGGTGGTAGCCACCAGCACTCAAGCTGCTGATCAAGCGATTGTAGAGTTTTGCCAAATGGCAAAAGTTCCCGTGGTGCGAGGAAGCGAAGCAAATGTCTTAAGTCGGTATGTCCAAGCTGGTCAATTTGCCCAAGCGGAGGCTGTGGTGCGTATCACGGCGGATTGCCCTATGATAGATCCCCAAATTGTGGATCAGCTGATTACTTTTTATCGAGAGCATGCCGATCAATACGATTACGTGACAAATGCTTTGACACGTACCTTCCCTTACGGGATGGAGGTGGAAGTCTTTTCCTTTAAGCAATTAGAAAAAGCGGCTTCTTTAAATCCAAGCTTGGTCGAACAAGAGCATGTCACCCCTGTCTTTTATTTTCATCAAGAGCGTTATCAGATATTTAATGTAAGCTTTGAGAAAGACCTTTCTCGCTATCGGTTAACCGTCGATACTCCTGAAGATTTTCAATTAGTCCAACGAGTGATTGAAGCCCTTTACCCAGCTAACCGGTTGTTTTCTTTAAAGGATATCCTTTTACTTCTTCAGCAACATCCAGAATGGTTGCTTCTCAATGCTCAAATCCAGCAAAAAAGTGTGAAAAAAGATGAAGCAAATAGAAAGAATTCGATTTGA